TCATGCGCCGTTGCGTCGCCGCCACGCTTCACCGGAACGATATCGACGGCGTTGCGGGCAAAGTCCTCGGCGCTGAGAAGAAGCGAACTGGCCTGCGTCTGTACGCCCATCGTGACGACCGGATAATGCTGACAGAAAACAAGGTTCTCTCGACGGCTGCGACGCAGCAGCTCTGTATAACGCACATAGCGCCCGTAACGCATGGGCTTTTCGAGATACAGAATAGAAATAGGCTGCCTGTTCATAATCATAGCAAGGGGATGTGTCGGTTTCTTCAGAATTGCAACAGGGCTGCCTGTAGCGGCGTTCCTTTATACTATTTATACTAAAGGAACGAAACGAACGGGGATGACGACTCTTTTTGTAAATTCCGTTTCGGATTGCTTTGTGATGATGACAAGATCGGCCGCTTCTCGTCCAAGCGGAAGCACCATCCACCCGCCTGTGCGCAGCTGCGACTTCCAGGCCTCGGGCACCGTGTCTGCCGTCGCCGCACAGAGGATGCGATCAAAAGGAGCGGCCTCGGGCACTCCGTCACGGCCGTTGCGCAGATACAGATGAATACGCTTGATTGCCGGATCGGTGAACTCTGCCATCCGCTTTTTTGTGCCCTCATACAGCTCGGGAACGATCTCCACCGAATGCACCTCAGAGCAAAGGCAGGCAAGGATAGCTGACTGATACCCGCAGCCTGTGCCGATTTCGAGTACCTTCTCGTCGCCGGTCAGTCGCAGCAGATGCGTCATCAGGGCGACGATATACGGTTGCGAGATCGTTTGCCCTTCGCCGATGGGAAGCGGTCCATCGTCACAGGCGCGATGCTGCAAGGATGCGGGCACAAACAAGTGCCTCGGGAATCGATGAAAGGCCGCTTCCAGAGCAGGATCATGGATGTCCCGACTCCGGATCTGTGTGCGGAGCATCTCTTCGATCTCATCCCCGTGAGCGTCCTGAGCGTCGTGGCCCTCACCCTTTTTGCTTCCCGGTGCCATCCCGTTATAGCTTGCACGCACCGTGGCAAAAGTCAAATCGTAACTGTAATGGAAGAAGAGAATCTGATCACGGGCGCTCTGTCACGCCTCTTCAAGATCGGTGAAACGGCCGGTCGGATGGGCCTGTCACTGATGCAGCGCAAGGTGCTTGAGGCGCTGAACCGGCCCGGGGCGTCTGGCGCCGGACTCGATCAGGTCATGCGTGCGGTGGAGACGCTTTCGAGGTTGAAGGGCGCTCCGATGAAGATCGGTCAGATGCTCAGTCTTCATGAAGATCTGCTTCCTCCTGAGATCATCTCGATCTTCAAGCTCTTACAGAATGAGGCGAAGGCCGCTCCGTTCTCGCAGATGAAGCGTGTGCTCGAAGAGGATCTCGGCGACCGTCTGGGCGGTATCACGTCGATCGAAGAGCGTCCCTTTGCCGCCGCCTCGATCGGACAGGTGCATCGCGCCGTTACAGAGGACGGTCGTGACATTGTTTTCAAGATCCAGTATCCCGATATACGGGGAGCCATCGACTCTGACCTGAAGTCGTTGCGCGTCGTCTTTTCGTCGCTCTTTCAGGTTCTCGATCTGCCCTTTGATACGGTCTGGCCCGAGCTTGTGTCACGATTACACGAAGAGCTCGATTACGAAGAAGAGCTGCGGCATCTGAATCGTTACAGAGAGCAGCTGCATATTGAAGGTCTTGTTGTGCCCGAGCCCATTCCCGAGTTCAGTGCTCTGCGTGTGCTGGCCATGCGCCGCGAAGAGGCGATGTCGCTTGACCGGGCCCTGTCTTTCGCCGCTTCTCTGCCGGCCGATGAAGCGGATCGTCTTAAAGACCGATGGTCGATGACGCTTCTGCATCTGATCGTCGACGGACTGTTTCATCTACGTTTCTTGCATGCCGATCCAAATGCGGCTAACTTTGGCTTTCGCGAAAACGGCGACGTGGTTCTCTACGATCTCGGATGCATGAAGGTCGTACCCGAGCCGATCTCGAAGGCCTACGCAGCCGTGGCGCGCAGTGTTCTGGTTAACGATGAGCAGGCGATTCCCGGCCTCCTGAAAGAGGCCGGCATCCATCGCATAAACGGCGATCCGCTTTCGCTGGATCTGCTCGGGCCTCATATCAGCCTCATCACCGATGTTTTTCCCGATAAGGAAACTGCCTTCGGCTCTGATCCTCTTGTATATGCGAAGATCATCGAGCTGGGCCGCGAGTCATGGACGGAGTCGCGAAACATCGCCTTCCCGGGCGACATCCTCTTTATTCATCGTACGCTGGGCGGTCATTTCGGGAATCTGCGTCGTCTTGCTGCAAGGCGTAACTGGCGTCAGGCCTTTCTCGAATTGCTTGACGCAGTTCAGGCCGAATGATGCCGAATGATGCAGGATGGTCGCTGCCGTTCTTTATCGTGCGTTACCATTCACTACCGTACGGGGCCGGACCTGCCTCCGCCTACAGATCGAATTCCAGAGCCGCTTCAGGTTGAAAGAGGATCTCGTCGACGACGAAGTAGCGCGTTCCGGCCGGAACCTTCCATTCGATCACGTTACCCGTTTTCTGTCCGAGCACGGCCGTTCCGATAGGGGATAGTACTGAAAGCTTTCCCGAAAGAAAGTCCGCCTCATCGGGATATACAAGCGTGTATTCAAAGCTCTGCGGATTGCCGAGGTCTTTGAGACGAAATCTTGATCTCATGGTGACGACGTCGGGCGGGATCTTCGCCTGCTTCACGCGACGGGCTCGCGTCAATTCAAGACGCAGCAGATGTAGATTCTCAGCTTCGCGCGGGGTGTGTTTTTCAGCGATGCATTCGTTGATGCGACGATAGTCGATATCGGTTATATAGATTTCAGCGGGCATGTTTGTGACCTCAAAGTGTATCGGATTGCTTTAGAGAGTGACCCTTTTGCGTTTTCAACAGACACAGGAAAAGATGGCGGATCTGCTGGTATGCTACGAACAGTGTTTGTGCGCAGATCCGCCAGGAGAGAACCAGGAGTCGGTTCTACGATATCAGGTTTGCAATGGGCTGTCGTCTTGCTTTATAAAGCGAGATGAATGAAGGCTGTATAAGAGACGGGGCCGGCGTGGACTGTGTCGCTACCTGTCGGAAGCGAAGCGGTGTCGTGCCCGTGATCTGTCGAAAGGCCGTATGAAATGCGCCTTTGGAGCGAAAGCCCGCCTCATAACAGATTTCAATGAGAGAAAGCTCGCCTCTCTCACGCAAGAGACGACACGCCTCGGCGACGCGATAGCGGTTCACAAGTTCGGTATAAGAAAGGCCCAGGCGGCGATTCAGGAACTCCGACATCTGATGCGTTGAAAGTCGCAGACGTCGCGCAAGTTCTTCGAGCGAAAGATCTTCATCAAGGTGTACGCGTTCCTGCTCGAAGAGCGCCTGCAGGGATTTCAGAATATGGTGATCGTCGACCCTTGAAAGATGAGTCTGCGTTTTCTGTTTATCGGACCAGGAGAGATCAACGATGAATCCTCCGACGACGATGGCGT
This region of Leptonema illini DSM 21528 genomic DNA includes:
- a CDS encoding protein-L-isoaspartate(D-aspartate) O-methyltransferase codes for the protein MAPGSKKGEGHDAQDAHGDEIEEMLRTQIRSRDIHDPALEAAFHRFPRHLFVPASLQHRACDDGPLPIGEGQTISQPYIVALMTHLLRLTGDEKVLEIGTGCGYQSAILACLCSEVHSVEIVPELYEGTKKRMAEFTDPAIKRIHLYLRNGRDGVPEAAPFDRILCAATADTVPEAWKSQLRTGGWMVLPLGREAADLVIITKQSETEFTKRVVIPVRFVPLV
- a CDS encoding ABC1 kinase family protein; this translates as MEEENLITGALSRLFKIGETAGRMGLSLMQRKVLEALNRPGASGAGLDQVMRAVETLSRLKGAPMKIGQMLSLHEDLLPPEIISIFKLLQNEAKAAPFSQMKRVLEEDLGDRLGGITSIEERPFAAASIGQVHRAVTEDGRDIVFKIQYPDIRGAIDSDLKSLRVVFSSLFQVLDLPFDTVWPELVSRLHEELDYEEELRHLNRYREQLHIEGLVVPEPIPEFSALRVLAMRREEAMSLDRALSFAASLPADEADRLKDRWSMTLLHLIVDGLFHLRFLHADPNAANFGFRENGDVVLYDLGCMKVVPEPISKAYAAVARSVLVNDEQAIPGLLKEAGIHRINGDPLSLDLLGPHISLITDVFPDKETAFGSDPLVYAKIIELGRESWTESRNIAFPGDILFIHRTLGGHFGNLRRLAARRNWRQAFLELLDAVQAE
- a CDS encoding GreA/GreB family elongation factor → MPAEIYITDIDYRRINECIAEKHTPREAENLHLLRLELTRARRVKQAKIPPDVVTMRSRFRLKDLGNPQSFEYTLVYPDEADFLSGKLSVLSPIGTAVLGQKTGNVIEWKVPAGTRYFVVDEILFQPEAALEFDL
- a CDS encoding AraC family transcriptional regulator, yielding MITERTDAADLLGCATFEYHLNREGQRRFLQWSDAALILQLRSDEVLTDGRAFTERIHAADRRRLERAEAALLLEEDIMSLRLRLSADHRFHTILLRGRVRERSGDAIVVGGFIVDLSWSDKQKTQTHLSRVDDHHILKSLQALFEQERVHLDEDLSLEELARRLRLSTHQMSEFLNRRLGLSYTELVNRYRVAEACRLLRERGELSLIEICYEAGFRSKGAFHTAFRQITGTTPLRFRQVATQSTPAPSLIQPSFISLYKARRQPIANLIS